One window of the Solanum stenotomum isolate F172 chromosome 11, ASM1918654v1, whole genome shotgun sequence genome contains the following:
- the LOC125845092 gene encoding protein NRT1/ PTR FAMILY 2.7-like codes for MENSVIHVDEVAMQSSSTRKNGGWITFPFIIATMAGLSLAAGGWTSNLIVFLINEFNMKSIAAAKVFNVVNGLTTIFPIVGGIIADSYLGCFSVIWISSLISALGVLLLLLTVVIDALRPLACGDGSSLCISPSTNQYVFLYVALALASIGVGGTRFTVAPMGAYQFDKPKHQTMFFDWYIFIFYLCLALSTAFIVYVEDNISWAWGFGISMACNILGLAIFLVGKRFYRHVKEQGGSPFVNLARVVVAATQKWRVPLSEQTQHYYHDPSDKTTFVPTKFFKFLNCAAFITEGDTKPDGSISNPWRLCTVHQVEDLKSLIKLFPLWASGLLISTQLVMQLSLLTLQALKMDRHIGPHFEIPAGSMLVFILLFTCIAISIIDRILNPFLAKYTTFSLTPLQRVGIGHALTILCMAVSALVESRRLRVARSHHLQGQKDAIVPMSVFWLLPQLALNGIGEGFHFPGHIAFYYQEFPTSLKNTSTAMVSLFIGIAFYIGNVLIDVVQRETGWLPDNINDGRMDNVFWLCCTLGSVNFIYFLLVASFYKYKNMESKPNDVPSK; via the exons ATGGAAAATTCAGTAATTCATGTTGATGAAGTAGCAATGCAGTCCTCTTCTACTAGGAAAAATGGTGGTTGGATAACATTCCCCTTTATAATAG CAACCATGGCGGGGTTATCGCTTGCGGCCGGAGGGTGGACTAGCAATCTGATTGTTTTTCTGATAAATGAGTTCAATATGAAGAGCATTGCTGCTGCTAAAGTTTTCAATGTTGTCAATGGATTGACAACAATTTTTCCCATTGTTGGTGGGATCATTGCTGATTCTTATCTTGGCTGTTTTTCTGTTATTTGGATTTCTTCACTTATTTCTGCTCTG GGTGTATTGCTTTTGCTATTGACAGTAGTAATTGATGCATTAAGACCTCTAGCATGTGGTGATGGATCCAGTCTCTGCATAAGTCCTTCAACAAACCAATATGTATTTTTGTATGTGGCTCTGGCACTAGCATCTATAGGGGTCGGGGGCACGCGTTTTACAGTTGCACCCATGGGAGCTTACCAATTTGATAAGCCAAAACATCAAACAATGTTCTTTGATTGGTACATATTCATCTTTTACTTGTGCTTGGCTTTAAGCACCGCGTTCATCGTCTATGTGGAAGACAATATCAGTTGGGCATGGGGTTTTGGTATATCTATGGCTTGTAACATCCTTGGCTTGGCAATTTTCCTTGTTGGTAAACGTTTCTATCGCCATGTTAAGGAACAAGGAGGCAGCCCTTTCGTTAACTTAGCACGTGTGGTAGTTGCTGCTACACAGAAATGGAGAGTCCCTCTTTCAGAACAAACTCAACACTACTACCATGATCCAAGTGACAAAACCACATTTGTTCCTACCAAATTCTTCAA GTTCTTGAATTGTGCAGCTTTTATTACTGAGGGAGACACTAAACCAGACGGATCGATTAGTAATCCTTGGAGATTATGCACAGTGCATCAAGTAGAAGATTTGaaaagtttgatcaaacttttCCCTCTATGGGCTAGTGGTTTACTAATATCGACACAACTGGTAATGCAGTTGAGCTTGTTAACACTTCAGGCTCTCAAAATGGATCGCCATATTGGACCTCATTTCGAGATCCCAGCTGGTTCTATGTTAGTCTTCATATTGTTATTCACTTGTATAGCCATATCCATCATTGACCGAATACTAAACCCTTTCCTAGCTAAGTACACAACCTTTTCTCTCACCCCTCTTCAACGCGTTGGCATAGGCCATGCACTAACTATATTGTGCATGGCTGTGTCTGCGTTGGTTGAGTCTAGACGACTGAGGGTAGCTAGATCACACCATCTCCAAGGACAAAAAGATGCTATCGTCCCAATGTCTGTCTTCTGGCTACTACCACAACTAGCTCTAAATGGAATTGGAGAAGGATTCCATTTTCCAGGACATATCGCGTTTTATTACCAAGAATTTCCAACATCCTTGAAGAATACCTCAACTGCAATGGTATCGTTGTTTATTGGTATCGCGTTCTATATAGGGAATGTGTTGATTGATGTTGTTCAAAGAGAAACAGGATGGTTGCCTGATAATATCAATGATGGGAGAATGGACAATGTATTCTGGCTTTGTTGTACCCTGGGATCAGTAAACTTCATTTATTTCCTTCTTGTTGCATCCTTCTACAAGTACAAAAATATGGAAAGCAAACCAAATGATGTGCCAAGTAAATGA
- the LOC125845094 gene encoding extradiol ring-cleavage dioxygenase-like: MGICKTSYPINSPEDLDTKLNIEIEEIGVLKMSCPAFLPVKETFFISHGSPTLSIDESLPARTFLKSFKERFLINQKPNSILVISAHWETSEPTVNSIRGRQDTIHDFYGFPKSMYQLKYPAPGSPELAKRVKDVLMASGFPIVHEDKNRGLDHGAWVPLMLMYPEADIPVCQLSVQPNRDGTYHYNLGKALASLKDEGVLIIGSGSATHNLRALGPSKNVSSWALEFDNWLKDALLSGRHQDVNNYDMKAPHAKVAHPWPEHIYPLHVALGAAGEGVNGELIHHSWDLGALSYASYRFPSLNRSS, from the exons atgggaaTTTGTAAAACATCATATCCAATAAATAGCCCAGAGGATTTGGATACAAAATTGAATatagaaattgaagaaattggAGTTTTGAAAATGTCTTGCCCAGCTTTTTTGCCTGTGAAAGAGACTTTTTTCATATCACATGGATCTCCTACACTTTCCATTGATGAATCTTTGCCTGCAAGGACTTTTTTGAAAAGTTtcaaagaaagatttttgattAATCAAAAACCTAATTCAATTTTGGTGATTTCTGCTCATTGGGAGACTTCAGAACCAACTGTTAATTCTATTCGGGGACGACAGGACACTATTCATGATTTCTATGGATTCCCCAAATCCATGTATCAG CTCAAGTACCCTGCACCAGGATCTCCAGAATTGGCAAAAAGGGTGAAGGATGTTCTCATGGCGTCTGGGTTCCCGATAGTGCACGAGGACAAAAATCGTGGTCTGGATCATGGTGCATGGGTCCCTCTCATGCTCATGTATCCAGAAGCAGACATTCCAGTCTGCCAACTTTCGGTTCAACCCAATAGGGATGGTACTTATCATTACAACTTGGGAAAAGCATTGGCTTCCCTCAAGGATGAAGGTGTCCTCATTATTGGTTCTGGATCTGCCACTCACAACTTAAGGGCTCTCGGTCCATCCAAGAATGTTTCTTCGTGGGCTCTAGAGTTTGATAACTGGCTTAAGGACGCCCTTCTCAGCGGAAG GCATCAAGATGTCAATAACTATGACATGAAGGCGCCGCATGCAAAAGTTGCACACCCATGGCCCGAGCACATCTATCCGTTACATGTAGCTCTAGGTGCTGCTGGTGAAGGCGTTAACGGAGAACTTATTCACCACAGCTGGGATCTTGGTGCACTTTCGTATGCTTCCTACAGGTTTCCTAGCCTAAATAGGTCTTCATAG
- the LOC125844436 gene encoding uncharacterized protein LOC125844436: MGRNRTNSISHRESAAYTATKCNDPKSIELLRDFWREEVVSPIDNRGDTILHFIAIHGNVSALKLLIEERPISGQDLKIQNKDGNTALHEAARFGRLEIVKVMPEGVGLHHTLIFIPNFKDKILIFKANNILNLACKIINVLFFCEE, from the exons ATGGGAAGAAATCGCACCAATTCAATAAGTCATCGTGAATCTGCAGCTTACACTGCAACTAAGTGTAACGATCCAAAATCGATCGAACTTTTACGCGATTTTTGGAGAGAAGAAGTTGTTTCCCCAATCGATAATCGTGGTGACACGATTCTCCATTTTATTGCCATTCATGGCAATGTGAGTGCGCTAAAATTACTTATCGAGGAACGACCAATAAGCGGTCAAGATTTAAAGATTCAAAATAAAGATGGAAACACGGCGTTGCACGAAGCTGCTAGGTTCGGACGATTAGAAATTGTGAAGGTGATG CCGGAGGGAGTTGGCTTGCACCATACTTTAATATTTATTCCAAATTTCAAAGATaagatattaatatttaaagcAAATAATATTCTGAATCTTGcttgtaaaataattaatgtattgTTTTTCTGTGAAGAGTGA
- the LOC125844167 gene encoding uncharacterized protein LOC125844167, whose amino-acid sequence MKNVSHIDRLLVDIDHHGKTILHFAASVGSPFKFSTEEPPIEKTTRGYKTVILMAWGVLWFKRVKYCVHPRLWTMKDDKNMTPKELFDQNHSNVCIEAEKSIKDLANPALILSTLLCTINFAAVFTIPGGFDDKSGLPILLSKPQYSELWMLMFFIGAALYDSVFTMGTVISILLSKFDSDDFYIALPIKYCTIIISVYYSTAFTVLGCVQALNVENIFMDKDVWWLVFLLMCLGWYMGLIVLDVCYIVFDYVYYFLNYSFLFKGNKHVM is encoded by the exons ATGAAAAATGTATCACACATAGATAGGTTGCTTGTTGATATTGATCATCATGGAAAGACCATATTGCATTTTGCAGCAAGTGTTGGATCACCATTCAAATTTTCTACAGAGGAACCACCAATTGAAAAAACAACAAGGGGTTATAAAACAGTGATACTCATGGCATGGGGTGTACTATGGTTTAAG cGTGTAAAATATTGTGTTCATCCACGTTTATGGACAATGAAGGATGATAAAAACATGACTCCAAAAGAGCTATTTGATCAAAATCATTCAAATGTATGCATAGAAGCAGAGAAATCAATCAAAGATTTAGCAAATCCAGCTCTCATTCTATCAACACTTCTATGCACAATCAACTTCGCCGCGGTTTTCACAATCCCAGGAGGCTTTGATGACAAATCTGGACTACCTATTCTCTTATCAAAACCACAATATTCAGAGTTATGGATGTTGATGTTTTTCATAGGTGCAGCACTTTATGATTCAGTCTTCACAATGGGAACTGTGAtatcaatactactctcaaaatttGATTCTGATGATTTCTACATTGCTTTGCCAATCAAGTATTGTACAATCATTATTTCTGTTTATTATTCAACAGCATTCACAGTTTTAGGTTGTGTACAAGCTCTTAATGTTGAGAATATATTTATGGACAAAGATGTGTGGTGGTTAGTATTTCTTTTAATGTGTCTTGGGTGGTATATGGGTTTAATAGTTTTAGATGTATGTTATATTGTCTTTGATTATGTTTACTATTTCCTTAATTATTCCTTTCTTTTTAAAGGGAACAAACATGTAATGTAA